Within the Pseudomonas fulva genome, the region GCTCGACGCAATTGACTGCGCTGTCGCTTTGCTTGCCTTTTGGCATGTAGTGCCTGAGAGGTAGTCACCGTGCCAACTGGCTGGCCATTCAGGTCTAAACGTGGTGCATTTTCAACCATGGCCGCCCAGTATCGGGTTCCCTTGCACCAGGCAGCAAGGCCGAGTTTTAGTTGTTCCTTGGCTAGGCCCAGAAGCTCCAAGTGCTGCTCCGCGTCGACTAGGATGCCCTCCTTAAGAGGAACCTTTGGGGCAGGGGTAGCCGGGAAGGCTAGTGGAAAGTGCTTCTGCAATCTCCAGATCGCCTCTACGCCAGGATCTTGCTCGCGAGGCTTAGCTTTTGGCTTCGGCTGCCGCTTGTGCTGCTTCGTGTTCTCGGTTTTTATCTGCGCTTTTTCTGCTCGCAGGCGGTCACGTAGATCAGCTAATTGCTCAAAACCCATCGTTCAATTCACAGCTTTGTGGTTGATAATGGGTGCAAGCTTACCCTACTCAGTTTTTTTGGAGCAGCCCGAGGATAGCCCGCCTGCGATGATGCTTAGACGAATGGGGCCAACGCCAATCTACCAAGGCCATGACTCAAGATGTAGATAAGGTCTGGTATTTGCACTATGTCCTAGCGCTTCAAGGTGTAGAGGAGGTGATGCAAATCCCGTCAACGCTATGGCAACGTTTGGTGAACCTGAAAGTGGCGAAATTAACTTGGGGTATGCACAGGAAGTTCAACTAAGTGTTGTTATAGCGGCTAACGGGTAGCAAGCTCGAGCGATGAGAACCACAGCCTACGGCCGGTTCCTGCCTGAGCGGGTTAGCGAGTCAGAGGTTGTCGTCGTGTATGTAACCCTCTTTTTTTGCTCTGTAACCCTTCCAGGGTTACAGAGCAAAAAAAGAGGGTTACAGCGAACTATTGGCGGTTGGCCAACTTCATAGTCGCGTCGATACCAAGGACTATGGGCTTGGGCTGAATAGTCGGCAGCTCTGCGCCGAGCTCCAACCGTCTGAGCTCCTAGGCCGCCACAAGTGGAGTCGCCCGTATATAGCGGAACAAGGCCGGTGTGCAGGCGAGGTCAGGATTGTTGCGTGTGAACTGAGTGCTCCGGTGGCGATGCCGAGCATTAGGGCGCTCAGCTATTCCAGAAGCTGGCTACTGTTGATTTCGGCATCGCCAATTCTTCAGCTGCCTCGCGACGACTCAATCCTCTTGCCTTGCAAGCTCGTACCGCCTCGATTTTGGCCTGTCGGTTCAGAGCGCGCACTTGGCTCGGGCCTAGATCAACCTGCTCAGCTAGCCGTTCCATGCCACCTGCATCCTGGAAAGCCTTTAGGTCTTCTAAAGCTAGCTGGATCACTGACTCGGGTGTCGTGCTTCGAGATACCGCGCTCGCTATCACCAGAAAAGCAATGGGGTCGACACCGACAGCCGCTGCGACTTCATCGAGCTTCTCAAGCGAGATTGCGGATTTGCCGTGTTCGATGTTGTGCACATAGCGCCGAGCCGTAGCAGACACAAGGTCGATCTGCCGAAGGCCCTTTGACGCCCTCAGTGCGCGCAAGGCAGCGGCTAGACCATCACGACTTGGCATAGGGATCCTCAAAAACAAGGATAAGGCCACGTTGCGTCGTCTAAATCGACGCTATATAGTTCTCCTTTATGGTCTTCTGTCTTGCGGATTTCTCCGTTGAGGAGGGGCTGCGCTTTCGACCTGGCCACGCTTTAAGTCCGCGATTTATGTGGGCGTACAGGGAGATCAGCGCGGCCCGCAAAGGCTTTATCAATATATGGCTAAGTCGAGGTTAGTTGAGATTGAAGCTGTACGTACTGTCTGACTTGCACAACGAGTTTTCTAGGTTCGATGCTGCGCATCCGGAGCATGACCTGGTGATTCTGGCTGGCGATATTGATATCAAGTGCCGAGGGGTGAAATGGGCAAGTGAGGTATTCACCAAGCCTGTGGCCTACATCTGTGGTAATCACGAGTTTTACGGCGGCCACTTTGATCGTACCTTGGCCAAAATGCGTGAGTGCGCGGCACCCAACGTTTGGATCTTGGAAAACGATGCGCTGGTCTTTGACGGGCTCCGAATACTAGGCGCGACCGGTTGGACAGATTTCACCATCAGCGGAGATGTCTCAGCTGCTAGCAGGCAGGCGCGCCATGAGATGAATGACTACCGGTGTATTCGTGCTGACAGCACTTTTCGACGCCTGCGCCCAGATGATACGGCGAAGCGCAACAGGGTTACTGAGGCTTGGCTTGACGCAGAGCTCTCAAAACCATTTCCAGGCAGTACGTTGGTTGTGACTCACCACTGCCCCTTGGTAGCCGCTATTGCCGGCATGGAGGAGGGACATGCAGCGGCAAGCTACAGCAATAATTGGCCTGAGCTCGTGTCTCGGGCTGACGGTTGGATTTATGGGCATACACATCAGGCAATTGACCAGAAATTCCACGGCTGCCGGGTCATTTCCAATCCCCGTGGCTATCCCTCTGAACCGACGGGTTTTGACCCGGCTTTTGTGATTGAAATTTGATGAGTGCTAAGACAGTCGTACCGTCTATTTACGCGGTGAGATTCGCATCTGTTCCTCAAGAGGTTGGACAGGCGCAGGGTATGGTGTGGGGTGTTCCGATCGATGCCTACTTGGCGGATGCCGCCAGAGTGGGGGATCGGTTTGTAGCCAAAGCTTACGCTGACCTATCGCATCGGATCGCAGATGGTTCAACGATCACTACCCCACCAGTGCGACTGGTTCGTGCACAAGGCTCGTTCAGGCTTATCCAGAGCGTGAGCGGACATGACCACTACGTTATTGTTAGCGACTACGCTGCCTAGGTTCTTATCATGGCGGACACTTTGAATTGGCCACCAGAGGTCATCCAGGCTGCGACAGTCACATTCTCATTTCCGGTGACAGGTTTTCTCATGAGCCCGATACCTTGGGACGATAGACTGGTAGGTCAGGTCTTCATGGATGCTTGTGGAAGATTTGGTGATGGGCGACTCATCCATACATCGCCAGTTAGCGGTTTAACTGAGGAGTTAGGCTACGGGATTGCCCATACA harbors:
- a CDS encoding metallophosphoesterase, which gives rise to MKLYVLSDLHNEFSRFDAAHPEHDLVILAGDIDIKCRGVKWASEVFTKPVAYICGNHEFYGGHFDRTLAKMRECAAPNVWILENDALVFDGLRILGATGWTDFTISGDVSAASRQARHEMNDYRCIRADSTFRRLRPDDTAKRNRVTEAWLDAELSKPFPGSTLVVTHHCPLVAAIAGMEEGHAAASYSNNWPELVSRADGWIYGHTHQAIDQKFHGCRVISNPRGYPSEPTGFDPAFVIEI
- a CDS encoding ProQ/FinO family protein, coding for MGFEQLADLRDRLRAEKAQIKTENTKQHKRQPKPKAKPREQDPGVEAIWRLQKHFPLAFPATPAPKVPLKEGILVDAEQHLELLGLAKEQLKLGLAAWCKGTRYWAAMVENAPRLDLNGQPVGTVTTSQALHAKRQAKRQRSQLRRAQSQSKVLPTPVDQNADESS
- a CDS encoding helix-turn-helix domain-containing protein — its product is MPSRDGLAAALRALRASKGLRQIDLVSATARRYVHNIEHGKSAISLEKLDEVAAAVGVDPIAFLVIASAVSRSTTPESVIQLALEDLKAFQDAGGMERLAEQVDLGPSQVRALNRQAKIEAVRACKARGLSRREAAEELAMPKSTVASFWNS